One window of the Camarhynchus parvulus chromosome 2, STF_HiC, whole genome shotgun sequence genome contains the following:
- the LOC115912268 gene encoding serine/arginine repetitive matrix protein 1-like: protein MRRNRGAEQVARDAHPTERMPLTGEAEQVARDARPAPHTPQHPGCLGMSVRPVPRTLQHPGRLGKRRDPRELRRSSGAPRRLRPACRDGSAGSAQPRSRTPGPAPRPQRHRRPQRSPDVTSFPVYPTRLLFFKAGKRWNRRREIRGSLIKHHPLWANGKDQRPRPGSSLKLRRSPRQPGRESPRDEPASDRRGFPEHPETAQGRRCRSGGTEGRREAGGMRGAPSTCATSAPAPPAGATEPGAPVPPPPAPRVPSGAPPARPYLPAGGSSDEPPSPAPDPCQRSAGEQERRPAGRASPM from the exons ATGCGCCGCAACAGGGGAGCGGAACAAGTGGCTCGGGATGCGCATCCCACGGAGAGGATGCCCCTCACCGGGGAAGCGGAACAAGTGGCTCGGGATGCGCGTCCCGCCCCGCACACCCCCCAGCATCCCGGGTGTCTCGGGATGAGCGTCCGTCCCGTCCCGCGCACCCTCCAGCATCCCGGGCGGCTCGGGAAGCGCCGGGATCCCCGCGAGCTCCGCCGGTCCTCGGGCGCCCCCCGGCGGCTCCGCCCCGCCTGCCGGGACGGGAGCGCCGGGAgcgcccagccccgctcccggacccccggccccgctcctcGCCCGCAGCGTCACCGCCGCCCGCAGAGGTCACCG GATGTCACCAGCTTCCCTGTTTACCCAACACGTTTACTCTTCTTTAAGGCAG GCAAAAGATGGAATAGACGGAGGGAGATCCGCGGCTCTTTGATTAAACACCATCCCCTTTGGGCGAACGGGAAAGACCAGCGTCCCCGCCCGGGTTCCTCCCTAAAGTTGCGCCGCTCCCCGCGGCAGCCGGGAAGAGAATCCCCCCGCGATGAGCCTGCAAGTGACCGGCGGGGATTCCCCGAGCATCCCGAAACCGCGCAGGGAAGACGCTGCCGAAGCGGCGGCACCGAGGGTCGGAGGGAGGCGGGCGGGATGCGAGGCGCTCCCTCCACGTGCGCTACCTCCGCTCCCGCACCGCCGGCCGGGGCGACAGAGCCCGGCGCGCCcgtcccgccgccgcccgctcccCGAGTCCCCTCAGGtgcgccgcccgcccgcccttACCTGCCCGCCGGCGGCAGCAGCGACGAGCCCCCTTCTCCCGCGCCGGATCCCTGTCAGCGGTCGGCGGGAGAGCAGGAGCGCCGTCCCGCCGGCAGGGCAAGCCCCATGTGA